The following are encoded in a window of Bacteroidia bacterium genomic DNA:
- a CDS encoding permease-like cell division protein FtsX, which translates to MAKEKKYRKRTSFFPTVMSIGIVLFLTGMLGLIYHFSHQMDDYFRENFELRIFLQDGTDEKDGVDLSMQLKKMKEVKSAEFISKDEAAQKEIEEQGINFIESLGYNPLPHAIFIKLHSDFTNENQVNKFVTNLKKNKTVESVSYPENILTLVNENLKTIELALLIFVAVFLLAALFVINNTIRLNIFARRFLIKSMQFVGATDGFIIKPFVKMYLVQGIAGAFVAIALNAAVLYLIHRTFKGLIHFNEPLPFVIIASALILLAIIIILPATYFACRKYLRLDINKLY; encoded by the coding sequence TTGGCAAAAGAAAAAAAATATAGAAAACGCACCTCTTTTTTCCCTACTGTGATGAGCATAGGGATTGTGCTTTTTCTTACCGGAATGTTGGGGTTGATTTATCATTTCTCACACCAGATGGATGACTATTTCAGAGAGAATTTTGAATTAAGAATTTTCTTGCAAGATGGCACGGATGAAAAGGATGGTGTTGATTTAAGTATGCAGCTCAAAAAAATGAAGGAGGTTAAGAGCGCAGAGTTCATCAGCAAAGATGAAGCTGCGCAAAAAGAAATAGAGGAACAAGGTATCAATTTTATTGAAAGCCTGGGTTATAATCCACTTCCTCATGCCATTTTTATCAAATTGCACTCTGACTTTACCAATGAAAACCAAGTAAACAAATTTGTAACAAACTTAAAAAAGAACAAAACTGTTGAGAGCGTTAGCTATCCTGAGAATATATTGACTTTGGTTAATGAAAACCTGAAAACGATTGAATTGGCTCTCCTCATCTTTGTGGCGGTATTCTTGCTGGCTGCTTTATTTGTAATAAACAACACAATCAGGTTGAATATTTTTGCACGTAGGTTTTTAATCAAAAGCATGCAATTTGTAGGGGCAACGGATGGCTTCATCATTAAGCCATTTGTCAAAATGTATTTAGTACAGGGTATTGCAGGAGCATTTGTCGCTATTGCATTGAATGCGGCTGTTCTTTATTTGATTCACCGCACCTTTAAAGGGTTAATTCATTTTAATGAACCTCTTCCATTTGTGATTATTGCAAGTGCTTTGATTTTACTCGCAATTATCATTATTTTGCCTGCAACATATTTTGCTTGCAGAAAGTATTTAAGATTGGATATTAACAAACTATATTAA